CGGGCACGGTGGCCTTGACGATGGCGATGGTCGCGGCGCTCAGGGGCTGGGGCATGGTGGTTCCTCATCTGCGGTGGGCAAAAGGCTCCGCCCTCAGGCCGGCCGCGTGGCCGCCCGCTGGGGCGAAGGGAAGGGGCGGGGATTTAGGCGGCGGGCCGGTAGAACAGGCCCAGTTGCAGGCTGGTGGCGATGCGGGCCGCCTTGGCCAGGGCGTCGGCCGCGGCCTCCGGCGGCAGCACCTCCGCCGTCGTCTGCGACCACAGGGCCAGCCAGCGGTCGAACATGGCGGGTGTCAGCCGCTGCAAGTGCTTCAGGTGGGCGGCCATGGGGTTGCCCTTGTAACGGGGACCGGCCAGCCTTTCGGGCGGCAGCATCAGGGCCGACCAGAAGGCCGTCAGGGTTTCCAGATGCTGGTCCCAGTCGGTGATGGCGCGGTTGAACACCGGCCCCAAATCGGGATCCTGCCGCACCCGGGCATAGAAGCGGGACACCAGCGTGGCCAAGAGGCGCTCATCCATGGCTTGCTCTCTAAATCATGTATTTTGAATACATGTTATTGGGCGACCAAAAAGATGCGTCATGAATATATGTTAT
The sequence above is drawn from the Azospirillaceae bacterium genome and encodes:
- a CDS encoding group III truncated hemoglobin gives rise to the protein MDERLLATLVSRFYARVRQDPDLGPVFNRAITDWDQHLETLTAFWSALMLPPERLAGPRYKGNPMAAHLKHLQRLTPAMFDRWLALWSQTTAEVLPPEAAADALAKAARIATSLQLGLFYRPAA